The Lonchura striata isolate bLonStr1 chromosome 33, bLonStr1.mat, whole genome shotgun sequence genomic interval cctaacccatcaattcacagctggcatgctctatggaaggtgttccaggacaattttcctgagttttgaattcgtgctgatgcaggcccttctgggaaattcgttCGCagtctggctgctccctctgagcacagataaggctcctggaaaatagaaaggtatctgctatcagcagtagacagacatggcaagctcatgaagtaaaattcatatattaacagggaaatgtcctcaaaacaggaaaagatggagtcaggattttgggtttgatcacagagtggcccactggagagactggcctgcttgcaacagttggatgagtagtcagattgcagctttgaacactcaaaagatactcagaaatgggcagtggattcagatacagcatccaatgggcttatgtttttctaccagtactgtgtgcagaataaatgtgaaataaattcagatcacccccattacagaggagaaaataaattagtttctcccactgtgcatctcatatctagatcactttgagaactgataacttcaaagctgagaatgcagctgtttgtaaacagtttcaggcccagtttgctcagtctatatttcacatcatctcagtttttcacacaacatacacgttcatactactttaggtaaatactccatccaatcccctcctgaaattttgtaactcttttggttccctcataaattacagAGAagataacagaaattaaaaaaaaaaaaaaatctgttgtaagtatttggctattgaaacacagagcaaccagaagatttccacaatcctccagatgtaatcttggtatgaagatcatggtggttttatccatgacagagcagaatacaaagaaattgtgtcatgtgtaagagaaacccaaaagcatttaaactggtcattgcccagcttacttcttctcccattacagagaaggcttttcgcggctaaaatagtatctccaaagaatccagattctttcagagcatttctgcatcagtttactggtcctcttgtgatgattccactcctcccatgttgagggttgggactggatgatctttaaggtcccttccaacacataacattctattattctgggattccatgttgctgaactgtggagctctccacagtcatggtttcctttaggatggaaactgaagagtgatggagtggacaggaaaaaggaagcaatacccctcagaaggaaggacaggaaatctgaagttggttttgcaagagaaaatataaaaaatctgagaatctaaacactatattttgacagtatcaaatgaaaattatcttgactgcagactcagagatctttggctctgtctacgttcttaaacttctacatacatttgaagtctaaaaagaatgaatcctgcaagactgagttttcaaattgcaagagggagccttgaagctgtccagagtctgaaaaagaattgctcgagaccttacttgctgcacctttaacattgtcatccccagagctattcagatagtgttgcaaagctgtgactcagaaaatgaggcctccagggagtttttctcacctaataaaagcagccaaaatccaggtttagcaccagagcaggcttctattataagagtgttaatgtaatgatggatccctctgagacactctaggatgacatctgtgatgataagagctctccccagtcagttttcctctgtctctgttcagtgaccctcagaaaaacaacatgaaatctgacaaacacattccaggaacattacttatggtacattttagtgacttcatctacaaatatttcctcctgtttttctcattgttgtaatcgttgcatgacaaaatagctctcaggattcactatcacaattgatttaacctatctgttTTATACAAGTCAACctatctgcttctaatttcattttgctttcaaaacaagtttatagaataggcgaagatgtttttttttgtaatttataacaactccagacaacccatctagacttctatgtgtgggaatgcagagcttccctctggctgccctggaaggtctgggaccctggcagggggtcaggaatccctctgtacagagcccccagagacactgtctgtgatctctgtccatggaaaagagttttcaatcttacaggatgaattacaagctctgagtgtttgatataagtaataattaagtgtggcatgggtgcaaaagtaaaattttaggattctagattaggggtcaaaggggacaagatggaggaaattgggtgtgtcttgtcctttttcttcttcttcatgccctccatgtttcactgtagtgttggcatttttctattggtttaggctggggacacactgttcaacgtaggtgacagatattggcacgttattgtaaatataacgcaggtagtttctggtatataatgtttgtaacatcccactgagggcagagctccacacgctgccctgcaggacagacctgcggcagggcagcagaacatgttagagataagcaagaataaacaatcTTGAAAACAGCAAGACAAATGAttgcttcttctttggcaacggggcagaaagacagagactttctacaatctcggattcatcaataccacagattctgacacgaTGGATCTCAATCACTTGTAGCTATAATAAGATAAAATCTCTGAAGGAACCTTTGTCATGAGAGCATTGTGGCAGGCCAAACTGCATAGATGGAGGGGCTTCAGAGCAATacttggcagaaaaaaaatcagtgtattGGAGACTTACAACTGTTCAGTTCAGTATAATAGGACTGAGtccaaaagaaaaagggggTGCATTAATGATTTTGGAATTGGAAGGGGGGGGTCTGATTTCAGCTCATTTAATTTGTCAGGATTTCTGATTCTTTAATGGCAAGCTTTTCAGAATGGCAGATATagcttttaaatgcatttaaaagcattaaaatgcaGTGGAATGGAAGCACATTTTCTGAAGGGTACAATTTCTgccaaaagcagagagaagaagcTATGTCATTTTTACCAGATGATAGCTTTCTAAAGCTACCAAATTATCTTTGCAGCTACAAAAGTAACTCTATTCTCTTCCCTTCAGGGATTTGAAATATTAAGAGCCAGTTTAGTTGTCTTTTATTCCCCTGACTCTGTCTTTTCTAGCTTTTGTACTTTCCTTATTACTCTGCATGTCTCTGAGCACACTTTTTTCTGTACCATTTTCCCAGCTACTGAATGCAAAACTTTGTAAGAAATCCCTAAAACTTTCATCCTGGGTAAACTAAATTACAGAttaaagagcaaaacaaaaccatatcTCAAGAGTTCTTTATCTTTACCAGAAGCATTTCAGGACAGTGTCCAAAATTCATAATGCAATTAAGATACTGTCTTCCGGCATTGGTGCAGTTGAGACTAATCCTCTTCAATGCTTTGACTCAATGATCAATATTTCTAATGGCTATCTTTATTGAAAACTTGGGGCTCCTTCTATCTGGACATGGATTCCTATCAGACAGTTTAAAGCCTTGGATTAACCTTCAAGCAATCAAAGCATTAACTCTTTTTGATTGTGAAGAGCTAACTTCCCCAGACATGAGTAAGTATATGGCTcttggaagagagaaaagtttGGGCAAGGTTCACAATCAGTAACAAGCTGCAGTGATCGTAACTCCAGGAGAGCCTTGCTCCCCATTCACATACTGCCTTTGGCCTGGCCAGACTGAAGCTGTTTGCATGTTCTTGTTTTGGTCTGAAACAAAAAGACATGAAGAGACCAACTGTGGAGAGCAAGAGCTTGTAGGAAATTGCATGTTTTAATTTCCTGTACCAGTATTCTGCAATTCAAAATGTTGATCGTTTATGTGCCTACATTTTCAAACGTAAATTAAATACATCAGTTGTGCCTGGAACTAGCTGACACAACTGAGACGtaccatttattttccttaaataaaccaagcttattttcctcattttttctttaagtttttaTATGGTCCTATATTGTATATTGTAAAAAAATGACATGATAAATGGATGCCTCTCCAGGGTGTTCCACTGCAAAGAATGCATCTGCCATTTGGTcatgaaagaagaaacagctttttgtttcttcacaaGCCAGATGCAAAACATTGGATATTGAAACTGCAAATAGAGTAGGGACAAATGGTAGATATTTAGAGGTTGTGCTTTTCTCCTTTGAGGGaagattttttattaaattctgaAATGTAAACTGAACATAAAAGTCTTTGAAGTACAGACACTGAGGCTGTCATTAAGTGAATCTCATTAGAGTTAAGGAGAGATTCCCTGCAATGCAAGCCCTTGGAATAACATTTTACCACTTCAGTCTGAAGCACAGACCTGTTTACATAAGCGAGTTGATCAGAAATAGTTTCTGGCCAAACAAATGTTCAAGAAGATTAATGGTGAACACATGTTGTATTTTGTTATCTAAAACAACACCCAAATTCTCAACTGAAATCTAGGTTATGTGATGACATAGAGTGTTGGTTAAGGGTATTTCCTGCTTTTGGAGTGTTAACTCTGTccatttttattgccttttggAGAATGCAGTTGGGCTCTTTGTAGAAGAATTTCACTCAATTACTATGGAAGggatgaattttctttcctgctgtagGGTAAAGACGTGTAGGCCTGAGAGGTGCCCCAAGTATGTACGTAGAGATCACAGAATTCTTTTATCCACAAGGACAACAATGAGATTACTAGCAAAAGCAGCTCCTCCTTCAATTCAAGCTATTCTATAGTGTTAGGATACCAGCGGAGCTTATGGCACAGCAAGAGGTTTGGTATTACCCTGGTTCACCAGAAATCACAGTTATGTGCTGCTGGTTCTAGGCGGTTGACTCCATTCTGCTGAATTGGTCTACAGCCTGGAGGCCTTAGTAGAGCTCCCAGTGTTACTGAATAATTAAATAGAACTGATGTAGAAACAGTCCATGATGTACAACAGACCAGGCATGTTTACCTTTGTATTAAAGAGAAACTCAAGCCATTAAATCAATGAAGCTAAAGGAAGTTGAAACTAGCCATTAATATGGAACTGGACATCAGATGGATATCCTGGTAGACAACAAGTTGAACATATAGAGATGTGCTTTTGCAGcaaaggtggctgctgctgctgtgtaagGGAAGGGCATGGCCAGTAACTTAAAGAAGGTGGTTCCTCACTCAGCCTGGTGAGgccacctggagtgctgggcccagtgctgggctcctcACTACAGGAGGGATGTGAGCATGTGAGTATACCTCAGCCAGTCCAGggaagcagcacaaaaatcacaaatgGATTGGAGCATCTGACATAGTAGGAAAGGCTGAGGGCTGGGATTGTTTGACTTTGGTAAGAGTAGGAGTAGAGGGAATTCTTAATAGCATGGATGGAGACCTGATATAGTGGGTGTAAAGAAAATAGAGCcagactcttctcagtggtATCCAGTggaaggacaagaggcaatgagcacaaactgaaatgcaaGAGATTTTGTTTGAACACcagaaagctattttttttttaactgaaggaTGATTCAGGATTTTCATAGGTTGCCCTGTGAGGTTGTGAGTCTCTGTCCTTGAAGATATTCAAACCCAGTTGAGTATTGTCCTGAGCAACCTGTTACAGTTGAGCCTGCTTTGACCAGGGGGGTTAGATTACATAAACTCTAGAGATTTCTTTTCATCCtaaccattctgtaattctgcaaTTACAGACTTAGCCATGCAAGTGAGTGTGATACACTGGGGATTCATTGTCCACGTCTCAGCTGCACTCAATACAGACAGCTGAGCATTCCAACTCCTATGCGAGTGAATATCACCTACAAATTTACTCCTCAGTGTGtctctggcagctgctttctACCTTACAGTTCTGTGTCCTATCTGTCAGAAGGAGAATcatgaaaatgcaaaagcaagAGCTATAAGAGtgctggaactcaaaatgtctctcagacatttttagaggtttcAGGCCTTGGTCAGGAGTATTTTAGAccttggcaggcagctggaaacagctgtgattttgagtttgagccatggaatgagttaccaactttgaaggtggaacaagcagtcacaaagggttagatagtacagtaaaagtagttacaaaacagagggaaaatttttttagtattgtacaggggggttttagcacctgtacaagggggtttttattttgcacaTGGTTCTAAGTTCcaagaagttctaagatggaggaaagtgggctgatcctgttcttcttccttcttcttccttgcctccatgttcttggtgatgttggcactcacagattggtttagagtagaaaagcactttgtaatataggtagtaggtattgggggaaaagtataaacatgtaatacataatgtatcatataaaagatagcagcagccctgggctgggggagagaagaagaagacagcagacagagaggatgtcagggtgtgtgtgtctctctgcctgggctgctgaccaaacagccgcaacctgagaagacaatcttttagataactcacaagaAACTGCCTTGAGgccgaacaacaagaggctgcggggcttttctttggaagcacgggttggaggagagactttaccagcacacgagaccccagaccaaacctGGGGTTCCCACAGAAGAGGTTCTAGGATATGTACCCACATAACACAGACTGCAGCAGATTGTCCTACCTGGCATAAGAATGACCAAATACATCATTGTTGCTGGATCTATGGACCAAAGTCACATTTTCAATTCAGCACGTCAAAAACTCTGCCTGCACTGGTTCTGTCCATGACTGCATTACCTATTTCAGGTTACAGAGCTGCCAGCATTAGTGTTGCCTTTCTATTATGTATTGTTTCTCTTcaatgaaaactgaagaaatactAGCCTTTGGCCCACACCAGCAACTTCAAACAACCTTGTCACACACCAGTTGGTGGCCATCTCCCTTTTTTAGAGGGTAAACCAAAGTCAAAATATAATCCATGGCCTCCAGCTCATGGCTATGGGAGTTTCAAGGAGTGACAGCTGAATGTCACTCCCACAGGTTGCAGCTCTGTGCAAAAAAAGCCAACAGTGGGAATTGGGATGACAAAGGCTAAACCTGCTTTTGTCAGAGCAGCATAGGAAATGTATGGTATAGTGGAAAAAGAACCCAGGGGTGCTTGTTGCTGTATCTGATCTCCACTTTACATTTTGTTCAACAAGATGTCCATCCCTTGCCAACTAAGTTCTAAATGATTCATTTTGTTGCTGGATAGTCATATTTTGTGGGTAGCCACTAGTCAGTTTGAGTTATTCACTTCTACAAAATACTTCCTCTAGAAGGCACTgtaaacagaattaatttttaaatagtttgaGTTTTTTGAAAGACATGAGCAATGGTTATTAATATTGGCACAGAACAAGTCACATACTGATGATTCAAGGGATAGAAACTGGAACATTTTGGACAGAACGGATGTTTTTATATTCACTTGCCTTATATCCAGACACTCTGGTGGTATAAGTGTTAATTATACCCAAGACAGCAAAGTGAGGAAGTCAGGTTCTAATACGTGTGgtaaaataaatctttagaTGAAGCAAACCTTGTATATTCAAATAATTTCGTTTCCATTTCTCAGTTACAACATGCAATTTTGTCATGCATCTCTTCTGCAtgacagaggaggaggaaggagtttGTCTCATTGAAGGCAGTGGAAAGTGTGCTTGATATAGCATGCACAAATATGGACATGAAGTTGTGAGGCTGCACTGCTCACTGCCCTTACAGATGCAAAGAAGCATGCACTCAGATTCCCGAACAACCTACAGTGATGTTTTCActtgaaatttttttgcattgaAGCTCATTCTTGTGATAAAAAATGGTCACTCCCCAGCCAGTTAGCTAAACAAGCCAAGAAAACTGGCCACTTGGTGATTGCAGCCTAGTTACTGCGAGCACAACTGCGCATTGTTCCGCttccctaaaaaaataaattaaaaaatctccAAGGCTTGCCACTGTTTGGAAAgaatctataattttttttgcacATATCTAGACCGGTTTACTGCTTTTCAGTGTGACTTCTTGTTATGGTATCAGCCAGCTGGTAACAGCCAGTATGTACTTTTTGACTGCTGCTGACCAAGGCAGACTCTGAGAAATCTTCAAAAGCCAAAGAATTTGCCAGTAACTGAGTCACTTTAAGCAGCCTACCATGAATTTGTAGCATGCCATACAATCAATTTTTGAGTCACCATCTGAAAACAGCCTTGATGAATAAGTACTTGACAAGAAAATGGATCTGAAATTTCCAGCTGGTCTTATGCCAGGATTCTGCCATGCTCCCTTTGTCTCCAAAGTCAAGACACTTGAAGTGATCTCAGTATAAATGACTATTAAATATATCCTAATATCGCGTTCAATAAGGGGCTGCACAAGGGCTTTGACAATGCCACCTTCTGTGGAGACACACAGGATCTGATGCAAcaagacacacaaacacacacacacagagacacacacacacacacacacacagagacacacacacacacacacacacacacacacacacattgccAGGGACTGCATAGAAATGAGGAGTTGCTTGGGTGTCCGGAGCCATGAGGGTAATACCCACCTCTCTCTTGTTGCAGTCTGACCAAGGACAACATGCCTAAAACACTCGCAGATCTTaagggaaagagaaattattGGTGTTTAATTCACCACTAGGTGTCACGACGTCTTCATTTTTAACCAGACTACTGAGTTTTTCTATGCctaccagaaagaaaaaagcttaagATGAAGGCAGGAAGCCAGTGTATTAGCCAGATACCTAGGCCCACTCCAATCTAAATTCTTTTAGTAAAGTCAGGTTAGTAGATAGCacattcaaaagaaataaaaatagagaaatcaGCCCCATCCCTTTTGCAGATTACTTCTATAATTACTTCTATACTTCACTACACCATAGTGAAACACCAAGAATGTTATGAATACAGATGATTGTAAAGTTCAGCATGCTTAATACATCACAGGAttcctttttatatttgtttgtaTTACCCTGCCAGGAATGAGCCCCAGATGCAGTAGAATGACAGGTAGATGAAAGTGAAAAAGGTTTTCCCACACTTACAATATGATTCTTAGAAGAGCTGATTATTTGAAAGTCCATCtgtgttgttactgacaaatactgtaattttttgtggctttgttGACCAATAAATATACAGACACAAATCTATGtacatattttaatatacattCATGGGAAAAACATGGGTCAGGAAGAGTTAATGCAACTACCCCTCCCATTGCCACGTACATTTCCTATGCTGCCATGCTATCCAGGGATGTTTCACCACTTCCTGATCTGCTGGCTTTTCTATTGAAAAAGCTAGTTTCATGTTCTCCATTGAGCTGAGACTTTTATCTCCTTCCTTGCAAGTAGACAAATTCTCTTCAGGGTAAGGTTGGAACATATTGGATTTTCAAGTGTGTGTACTTGAGGCAGCCAGGAAAGGGGTGAGGAGCgcgctcgctctctctctctctctctctctctctctctctccacagTTTCCACAATACCCTTCTAAACGGGATAAAAAAGAGTTGTGGCCTTGTCAGGAGAAGGACAAACAAATGGTTCATGAGTGCTTTGCCCCTTCTCTCTACATATTACATATCCCATTTAATGCACAAGGGTCTGGGGTAGACATGAACCCACcagcccaggaagaggcaggagACCTGATCCATCAGCCTAGATGCTTCTGGGCACTTTTAGGAATTTGGCAAGAAGAGTGGACTGAAGCAGCTGCCCAGTATGGGcagatgttttttcctctgacCCCTTGTAGAGTACACATTTACTGGATGATGTACAGCTTGTTCTCTGAGCCAaaggaaaaatccaaacattGCTGGCTgcagtcagattttttttgacCTCTTAAGTAGCTTAACATGGTACTGGCCTTCTTTCCCATTTTAGGTCTTTCCCTTCCTAAACAGCAGAAGGGATTTAATGATACAGCTTCTCAGGTACCTACATAATGCCCTGAGCTGGATTTGTGATAATTGTCTTTATATTTTGTTCACTTTTTGAGACATCCTAGAGAAACAGGGAAATACAGAAGGGAACCTCACAAGTGACTTTTTCTCTTCTAGGTGCAAAGGGTGTTTTTATTGCAATGTGCTATGAGTTTCCATCTTCCTATTCTTTAAGTTAGGAAATTGAGAATCAGCATTTGCACGAGAATTTAAGACTCTACAGTTTCCTGCATCCTTCAAAGTAAAGTCGCTGGGTGGTCTTGGCACTGAGCTCTCATATGGAGCCAGTAAAGGTGACTTTTAGAAGTGCAGAAACCAAGAGATCTgattcacattaaaaatatgtaattaatcTACTCCATAAATTAAGATTGATTCATATTCCATATTTTCTGTGGAAGCAACACGAAAGACTTCACCACTTAGGATTCAGTGGGCATTTTGGATATTTGTTTAAAAGGGAGGCTGTTccactttttacttttcttttcatAGTTGTCTCTTAATTTAATAACATTGCCTTAATATTTCCTTTGCTATTACAGAAATTCATATAAAATTTTCTTACTATTTTTCCAATTTATTTGCCTTGGGCTTTTGACAATATCTTCTGTCTGTCTGCTTCACTTTTGTAAAATTGGAAAGTGTTATagtaaaatcacagaaaagcaGGGGAATTcaacagcaggtgctgggaCTAAGAATATTTTCCACCCATTCTCTAAATTAATGGAGTGTATTTCAAACTGCCATAGTCTTTAATCTATAGATTTAGTTCATTAATCACCATTCTTAACAAATACAGGGCAAACTGAATGtcattattaattaattaatttatttattgcacCTGATAGGAAATGGGAATATAATGcctcaatttattttctgaccCCTCATTTTCAGGTCCTGAAACAAAGCCCATGCCTCCTAGATTGAAGAACCTgccatttctgctctttttcccgtttcccggaataggaagaagtttcccatccacatctgtctgtgagtgacactcacttgcgagatgtttccctctcctgcaccgagggcaaaggtctggtggcttgttgGGCTTTGaaagttgtgggcagttccttttaatatgtccttgtgccccacacccaaagcaccgtCTCTCTGCATTAGGGTTGCtctttgtataatttgcaagagcttccctaacacgtttttcaatttgatcccccaagtgttcctccatgatggaagcaacatgttgtggtgtccccaccttgctgcacgcctcgatcatgtctgccaaagtggcctggtgcggcatcatgctgatgatccgtctgcactccggattggcattggagaacgcGAGGCTTTTGATCAGGTGTGGTTTTGCTCCCTCCTCgctcacctgccgctccaccgcctgagaaagacgatccacgaatgaagaaaacggctctGCAGGACCTTGTTTGATCTCGGTGTAGATTGTGTCCTGGACCCCCGCTGGAGCAATTTGAAGAATCGCCCTCcatgctgcctctttgatgtcactGAGCACGTGACGCGGGAGCCTCACCGCCTGTTGAGTTGGAtcgtcctcaggaggatcaccagcaagctgcgccatggtgaggttcgcATTCGGCccgccctggtatctggctctcagctcctccagggatctcctccatgcCTTCTGCCACACgagagcttgggtgtctgtaagaactgatgtcgcaagatatttaagatcataCGGTGTTAAATCATAcattccaaaaatactttttgacatttgcttgaaatatggtg includes:
- the LOC144247761 gene encoding endogenous retrovirus group K member 6 Gag polyprotein-like, which gives rise to MLQTPLVSVSAAAPELQPQQMTPLYRQVPTEFTALQSAKVDWQDIRAELEKEKGLLQGSGNIMMPVNYDAQGQNPRWERLDRGAIKDLAKAIRDNGLSSPYFKQMSKSIFGMYDLTPYDLKYLATSVLTDTQALVWQKAWRRSLEELRARYQGGPNANLTMAQLAGDPPEDDPTQQAAVERQVSEEGAKPHLIKSLAFSNANPECRRIISMMPHQATLADMIEACSKVGTPQHVASIMEEHLGDQIEKRVREALANYTKSNPNAERRCFGCGAQGHIKRNCPQLSKPNKPPDLCPRCRRGKHLASECHSQTDVDGKLLPIPGNGKKSRNGRFFNLGGMGFVSGPENEGSENKLRHYIPISYQVQ